A region of the Silene latifolia isolate original U9 population unplaced genomic scaffold, ASM4854445v1 scaffold_283, whole genome shotgun sequence genome:
GCTCCCTCCAAGCATTCTTTGCTAGAACCGACCTCTTGGCTATTAGGTCAACTTTGTATCCTGCAACTGATGAAAAGTATGTCATCCACACTAACCTGGCGGTTCAACTACTCGGACGCCAAATCTCATCTCGACAATTTGTGGAGCATCGCCATTCCCAATCTTTCTGGCTAATTAAATGTTTTCAGACACAACCTTTGGGCTTCCCGCCTTCTCCAAATGCTGCAGACTCTGATGCTAATAAGAATGGGACATGCTTTTCTATGCTGCGTCGCACTGGAATTAATTGGGGTTCCCGTCATATCCAGCTTGTGCAATCTTGTCTTGGGAAGCAGCAGCCTGATGATGCTGACGAGGCACTCAGTGATCTACTTCATGGAGATGATAAAGATATTACTGTGGAAGGAGACCAAATGAATCAACTTCAAGTCAACCTCCAAGAAATCTTACAAAGTAAGGTCAAAGATATCGTCCAATACAGCAGAAAGAGGAAGTGTGTCAGACCTGTACGCTCCCAATATAAGAACATCAAACACAATTTTAAACGTAAACCTCTTGAGATTATACCAAAACTTGAAGCACGCAAGGGAGACCGTGTTGATAGGTGGTCTGCAGTGAGGTACTTTCATTAAGACCAACTACACTTTAGGCTTAATATGCCAAAATGCTTGCCAACAGTTAGCTAATACTGTTTTAATGATGCAGGTATGAGACAGCAATGAAAGAGTTGGTTGAGGTGCTGAAAGCCAATAAAGCTTTTTATGGCAATCCAATTTCTCGTGCTGCTCTGAGAACGGAAGCAAGGAAAAGAATTGGTGATACTGGCCTGTTAGACCATCTGTTAAAGCACCTGGCAGGAAAAGTAGTCCCATCAGGAGGAAAGGAACGCCTTCGTAGAAGGTGTGATGTTTCGGGTAAGATGGAATACTGGCTTGAGAGTGCAGATCTTGTTAACATCAGGATGGAAGCTGGGGTTAAAGATCCTTACTGGACTCCACCTCCTGGATGGAAGCCTGGAGATTGCATAACCTCTCATACTTGTATCTGTTGTAAACAAGTAAGGCCTCTGAAGGATGAACTGAACAACCTGACACGGTAATAATTTGACCAAGTTTAGTCTCTTTTTGGAGATGCAAATGGATACCTCTTCAACAGAGTTTATACTGTTACTGTTGTTCTTATCTAGCTTCCTTTTGGGTGAACAGGATACTAACAGAGCTGAAATCCACGGATGAAAAGCTGCAAGCAAGCACTGTGGTACTTCCAGAGATTGCACCATGTTCTGCAAGGTTCAACAATGCTAATGTGAATGTAAAAAGCTCCAAGGTCAGTGTTGTTCCACTATAAATCAAATTATAGATCAGACACATTTTGTTTAACTTGACTGTTTCTGACGTTTTTCATTCATTATTAAGGATTTATATGATCATTTGTTTAAGAAGAAATCTGTTATGGAGGCGCAACTTTATCAGATGTCAAAAGCTTTGATGGAACTGGAGGTATGTGATGTTATTTTTTCTGGCTGCGATAAGGATGGGTATAACTGAAAGCGGGGCCGGGGAGAGCTTCTATTTTGATTTGAATTCACTCATGCTGAAATGTTATGTATAGCTATATTGACAGTTCCATtgtgaactaatcatttatgcaatttttgtTTATGCGGAGTCGATGCAATGTTAGTGTGTAACTAATTCAACTTTTATGTGGTCTGAAGACTTGGACCATAATTGCCAAGCATTTTTGAATTACATATAAGCTATGTGAGGTATATGCTAACGACCTTGGAACATGAATCATAGTGCCACAATGGATTGTAACTGTTGTCTGTAAGCATGACTTGTTACAAGAAGACATTTGGAAATTTGACCACAAATTTTGTAtcgaattttaaaaaaaaaaaaaaaaatctctcaTAATTATTTGATTTCAGTGTCTTAGTGGGAAGAAAAAACCAATCTATGGTGTATTGTGGACTTGTACTTGATGCAATGTTGGTATGCTTAGCAGCTTTGACATGTAGTATTATTTAGTCATGACTGCAATTCACTCAGATGTTGGTGCTTGATATAATCCTGCCTGAATAGTGAATACATCTAGATGACTTGAATTTTTCAGCATTTTTATATTCACTTGTATGATTATTAATTTGGAACATGAATATTGTATGTTAGTGCTGATACATGTAGATTTTACTCTTACAGAAAGACATGATGAAATTATCATCTAAACGTAATCCAGTCAAGGTAACCTA
Encoded here:
- the LOC141639146 gene encoding protein DYAD-like, with amino-acid sequence MKSERLRRASVLGVVGDAAQNSPLPTNFLIFPKPHLSDRIEAGFFYEINHANLPIDAPALLFSLRLVMVTAKNHQNVTLRYPTIRSLQAFFARTDLLAIRSTLYPATDEKYVIHTNLAVQLLGRQISSRQFVEHRHSQSFWLIKCFQTQPLGFPPSPNAADSDANKNGTCFSMLRRTGINWGSRHIQLVQSCLGKQQPDDADEALSDLLHGDDKDITVEGDQMNQLQVNLQEILQSKVKDIVQYSRKRKCVRPVRSQYKNIKHNFKRKPLEIIPKLEARKGDRVDRWSAVRYETAMKELVEVLKANKAFYGNPISRAALRTEARKRIGDTGLLDHLLKHLAGKVVPSGGKERLRRRCDVSGKMEYWLESADLVNIRMEAGVKDPYWTPPPGWKPGDCITSHTCICCKQVRPLKDELNNLTRILTELKSTDEKLQASTVVLPEIAPCSARFNNANVNVKSSKDLYDHLFKKKSVMEAQLYQMSKALMELEKDMMKLSSKRNPVKVTYSRRLRGEETKRSSTVDLPEETSEESSESDDDEDFEREQQVRKILRPIRLRACRRPNNNTTTFHAVTPPTTSPHSTTTS